The following coding sequences are from one Melanotaenia boesemani isolate fMelBoe1 chromosome 19, fMelBoe1.pri, whole genome shotgun sequence window:
- the LOC121630424 gene encoding progestin and adipoQ receptor family member 3-like isoform X1 — translation MLLKMPQKLLKTAHYIELGSYQHWPVLIPQRIRLYTYEQIPLFLKENPYITDGYRAHLPSKLCLKSIFILSNETVNIWSHLLGFLLFFSLGVNDLSSVLPASGANREDYVIYAIGLFCFQVCSALPTQVCMLCSVGYHLFSCHRSEKTCRRWLALDYAGISVGILGCYVPGIFYAFYCNAFWRQLYLLTVLSLILAVFCAQVHPHYLSNDWKFIRMTIFCCVAGISVIPACHWVWLNGGFTSDVVQLFLPRVIIMYLIAGSAFMFYVTKIPERYFPGQLNYLGASHQVWHILVVVMFYWWHQTAVYIMRFRHSQPCPTRTSSS, via the exons ATGCTGCTGAAGATGCCCCAGAAACTGCTGAAGACTGCTCACTACATTGAGCTTGGCAGTTACCAGCACTGGCCAGTGCTGATACCACAGAGAATACGACTGTACACCTATGAACAAATCCCCCTCTTCCTGAAAGAAAACCCCTACATCACAGACGGCTACAGGGCCCACCTACCCTCCAAACTCTGCCTGAAGAG catttttattttgtctaatgaGACTGTGAACATCTGGAGCCACCTTCTGggtttcctccttttcttctctcttgggGTCAATGACCTCTCCTCAGTACTGCCAGCCTCTGGAGCGAACAGAGAAGACTACGTCATCTATGCTATAGGACTTTTCTGCTTCCAG GTGTGCTCAGCCCTACCTACCCAG GTTTGCATGTTATGTTCAGTGGGATATCACCTGTTCTCCTGCCACCGATCAGAAAAGACCTGCCGTCGCTGGCTGGCATTGGACTACGCAGGCATTTCTGTCGGCATCCTGGGCTGTTATGTACCTGGGATCTTTTATGCTTTCTACTGTAACGCA TTTTGGCGACAGCTCTACCTGCTCACAGTGCTGTCCCTGATACTGGCCGTCTTCTGTGCTCAGGTCCATCCTCATTATCTTAGCAACGACTGGAAATTCATAAGGATGACAATCTTCTGCTGTGTGGCAGGCATCAGTGTGATTCCTGCATGCCACTGGGTCTGGCTGAATGGAGGATTCACATCTGATGTTGTGCAG ctGTTTCTCCCACGTGTGATAATAATGTACCTGATTGCTGGATCTGCCTTCATGTTCTATGTCACCAAAATCCCTGAGCGTTATTTCCCAG GCCAGCTGAACTACCTTGGAGCCAGCCACCAGGTGTGGCACATACTGGTGGTGGTGATGTTTTACTGGTGGCATCAGACCGCCGTGTACATCATGCGCTTTAGACACAGCCAGCCCTGCCCCACCAGGACGAGCAGCAGCTAA
- the LOC121630424 gene encoding progestin and adipoQ receptor family member 3-like isoform X2, which produces MLLKMPQKLLKTAHYIELGSYQHWPVLIPQRIRLYTYEQIPLFLKENPYITDGYRAHLPSKLCLKSIFILSNETVNIWSHLLGFLLFFSLGVNDLSSVLPASGANREDYVIYAIGLFCFQVCMLCSVGYHLFSCHRSEKTCRRWLALDYAGISVGILGCYVPGIFYAFYCNAFWRQLYLLTVLSLILAVFCAQVHPHYLSNDWKFIRMTIFCCVAGISVIPACHWVWLNGGFTSDVVQLFLPRVIIMYLIAGSAFMFYVTKIPERYFPGQLNYLGASHQVWHILVVVMFYWWHQTAVYIMRFRHSQPCPTRTSSS; this is translated from the exons ATGCTGCTGAAGATGCCCCAGAAACTGCTGAAGACTGCTCACTACATTGAGCTTGGCAGTTACCAGCACTGGCCAGTGCTGATACCACAGAGAATACGACTGTACACCTATGAACAAATCCCCCTCTTCCTGAAAGAAAACCCCTACATCACAGACGGCTACAGGGCCCACCTACCCTCCAAACTCTGCCTGAAGAG catttttattttgtctaatgaGACTGTGAACATCTGGAGCCACCTTCTGggtttcctccttttcttctctcttgggGTCAATGACCTCTCCTCAGTACTGCCAGCCTCTGGAGCGAACAGAGAAGACTACGTCATCTATGCTATAGGACTTTTCTGCTTCCAG GTTTGCATGTTATGTTCAGTGGGATATCACCTGTTCTCCTGCCACCGATCAGAAAAGACCTGCCGTCGCTGGCTGGCATTGGACTACGCAGGCATTTCTGTCGGCATCCTGGGCTGTTATGTACCTGGGATCTTTTATGCTTTCTACTGTAACGCA TTTTGGCGACAGCTCTACCTGCTCACAGTGCTGTCCCTGATACTGGCCGTCTTCTGTGCTCAGGTCCATCCTCATTATCTTAGCAACGACTGGAAATTCATAAGGATGACAATCTTCTGCTGTGTGGCAGGCATCAGTGTGATTCCTGCATGCCACTGGGTCTGGCTGAATGGAGGATTCACATCTGATGTTGTGCAG ctGTTTCTCCCACGTGTGATAATAATGTACCTGATTGCTGGATCTGCCTTCATGTTCTATGTCACCAAAATCCCTGAGCGTTATTTCCCAG GCCAGCTGAACTACCTTGGAGCCAGCCACCAGGTGTGGCACATACTGGTGGTGGTGATGTTTTACTGGTGGCATCAGACCGCCGTGTACATCATGCGCTTTAGACACAGCCAGCCCTGCCCCACCAGGACGAGCAGCAGCTAA